One stretch of Saccharopolyspora erythraea DNA includes these proteins:
- a CDS encoding MBL fold metallo-hydrolase, with the protein MTARIDHATTSGTFSLDGQTFDVDNNVWVVGDDDECFVIDAPHDAEAIRDLVGGRRVRAILATHAHDDHVRVAPELADALRAPVWLHPDDMVLWRMTHPQRDPDGELADGQRLTVAGTEVEVLHTPGHAPGAVCFHLPELHVVFTGDTLFAGGPGATGRSYSDFPTIIDSIRERLLSLPGETTVHPGHGDTTTIAAEKPHLREWIDRGH; encoded by the coding sequence ATGACCGCCCGCATCGACCACGCGACCACCTCCGGCACGTTCTCCCTGGACGGTCAGACCTTCGACGTCGACAACAACGTCTGGGTCGTCGGCGACGACGACGAATGCTTCGTGATCGACGCTCCGCACGACGCCGAGGCGATCCGCGACCTCGTCGGAGGCCGCCGGGTGCGAGCGATCCTGGCCACGCACGCCCACGACGACCACGTCCGGGTCGCACCCGAGCTCGCCGACGCCCTGCGCGCCCCGGTGTGGCTGCACCCGGACGACATGGTGCTCTGGCGCATGACCCATCCGCAGCGCGATCCGGACGGGGAGCTCGCCGACGGCCAGCGGCTGACCGTCGCGGGCACCGAGGTCGAGGTGCTGCACACCCCGGGGCATGCGCCGGGCGCGGTGTGCTTCCACCTCCCCGAGCTGCACGTGGTCTTCACCGGCGACACCCTGTTCGCCGGAGGTCCGGGGGCGACCGGGCGCTCCTACTCCGACTTCCCGACCATCATCGACTCGATCCGCGAGCGGCTGCTGTCCCTGCCCGGCGAGACCACCGTGCACCCCGGCCACGGGGACACGACGACCATCGCCGCGGAGAAGCCGCACTTGCGGGAGTGGATCGACCGAGGGCACTGA
- a CDS encoding YkvA family protein: MPTVGRVLIGVGLGVLVLWLALVVVLLIARPKGGLLKEAIRLAPDLVRLLTRLARDRSLPRGARVWLAVLLVYLAIPFDLVPDFIPVVGHVDDAIIVACVLRMVVRRAGIDIVRRRWPGSPDGLAAVQRLAGYSPADREDRPRPRKTGPD; this comes from the coding sequence ATGCCAACAGTGGGTCGAGTGCTCATCGGGGTCGGCCTCGGCGTGCTCGTGTTGTGGCTTGCGCTGGTCGTGGTGTTGCTGATCGCGCGCCCCAAGGGCGGCCTGCTGAAGGAAGCGATCCGGCTGGCCCCCGACCTGGTCCGGCTGCTGACCCGGCTGGCCCGGGACCGTTCGCTGCCGCGTGGCGCGCGTGTATGGCTGGCTGTGCTGCTGGTGTACCTGGCGATCCCGTTCGACCTCGTGCCCGACTTCATCCCGGTGGTGGGCCACGTGGACGACGCCATCATCGTCGCCTGCGTGCTGCGCATGGTCGTGCGCAGGGCCGGGATCGACATCGTCCGCCGGCGGTGGCCGGGCAGCCCCGACGGGCTCGCCGCGGTCCAACGCCTCGCCGGGTACTCCCCGGCCGACCGCGAGGACCGGCCCCGGCCTCGTAAAACCGGCCCGGACTGA
- the pqqC gene encoding pyrroloquinoline-quinone synthase PqqC, translated as MTLTGTDGFVAALRAQSQRYHDQHPFHVRMNEGLLSRRQIQGWVANRFHYQESIPLKDAAILSNCPDREVRRRWVRRIIDHDGAPGGQGGIDAWLHLAEAVGLTREEVLDERHLVPGVRFAVDAYVTFARTRPWTEAVASSLTELFAPDLMAQRLAAFERCYPWIDPGGLGYFRARLDQAPRDSEHALGVVTEHCRSADQQARAVAALSFKCDVLWSILDAIDQAYGE; from the coding sequence ATGACGCTGACCGGCACCGACGGCTTCGTCGCGGCGTTGCGCGCGCAGTCGCAGCGCTACCACGACCAGCACCCGTTCCACGTCAGGATGAACGAGGGACTGCTGAGCCGCCGCCAGATCCAGGGGTGGGTGGCCAACCGCTTCCACTACCAGGAGAGCATCCCGCTCAAGGACGCCGCGATCCTCTCCAACTGCCCCGACCGCGAGGTGCGCAGGCGCTGGGTGCGTCGGATCATCGACCACGACGGCGCGCCGGGCGGGCAAGGCGGCATCGACGCCTGGCTGCACCTGGCGGAGGCGGTCGGCCTGACCCGCGAGGAAGTGCTCGACGAACGGCATCTAGTCCCCGGTGTGCGGTTCGCGGTCGACGCCTACGTCACCTTCGCCCGCACCCGGCCGTGGACCGAGGCGGTGGCGTCGTCCTTGACCGAGCTGTTCGCACCGGACCTGATGGCGCAGCGCCTCGCCGCGTTCGAGCGCTGCTACCCGTGGATCGACCCCGGCGGCCTCGGCTACTTCCGCGCCCGGCTGGACCAGGCTCCCCGCGACTCCGAGCACGCCCTGGGGGTGGTGACCGAACACTGCCGGTCGGCCGACCAGCAGGCGCGAGCGGTGGCGGCGCTCTCGTTCAAGTGCGATGTCCTCTGGAGCATTCTCGACGCCATCGACCAGGCGTACGGGGAATAG
- a CDS encoding nuclear transport factor 2 family protein, giving the protein MPSEQERKKVAIAYCERVTAGDVEGILELFEPDAVIEDPVGTGPVAGHDALREYYRNIADNYQSRIETGEPRGSHEDTFVALPIVVTATIGGKASVVNSVDVFEVNDACRITRMWAYWGPSDIR; this is encoded by the coding sequence ATGCCCAGTGAGCAAGAGCGCAAGAAAGTCGCGATCGCCTATTGCGAGCGAGTCACAGCCGGAGACGTCGAGGGCATCCTGGAGCTGTTCGAACCGGACGCGGTGATCGAGGACCCGGTCGGCACGGGGCCCGTCGCCGGTCACGACGCGCTGCGCGAGTACTACCGCAACATCGCCGACAACTACCAGTCCCGCATCGAGACCGGCGAGCCCCGGGGCAGCCACGAGGACACCTTCGTGGCGTTACCGATCGTCGTGACCGCGACGATCGGCGGGAAGGCCAGCGTCGTCAACTCCGTCGACGTGTTCGAGGTCAACGACGCGTGCCGGATCACGCGCATGTGGGCCTACTGGGGTCCCTCGGACATCCGCTGA
- a CDS encoding MFS transporter, with product MESRTSRPAVLRARNAVTAVFAVNGFAIASWMSRIPEARDALSITPGQLGALLLSISVGAMAALPLAGSLVHRFGARAVITGAAVLDAAGLACSGVGAAALGDYWLTALGLVCMGLGSGVWDVAMNVEGAAVEHALERTIMPRFHAAFSLGTVVAAGVGAVAAAWAVPVTTHLVAAAVIVTVLPAFAARAFIREEADDGGGGKSPNPWRAWTDPRTLVIGLMVLALALTEGTANDWLAVALVDGYGVPAWLGAAGFAVFLTAMTAGRVAGTALLDRFGRLRVLWATMATAGLGVVLLVFGTWLPIALLGAVLWGLGASLGFPVGMSAAADDPEHAAARVSVVSTIGYAAFLAGPPLLGYLGDQVGTLHALLVVAVLLVPSAMAVPAARPRAHATCR from the coding sequence GTGGAGTCGCGCACTTCCCGACCGGCCGTGTTGCGCGCGCGCAACGCCGTCACCGCGGTGTTCGCCGTCAACGGCTTCGCCATCGCCAGCTGGATGTCGCGCATCCCCGAAGCCCGGGACGCGCTGAGCATCACGCCCGGTCAGCTGGGAGCGCTGCTCCTGTCGATCTCGGTGGGTGCGATGGCCGCCCTGCCGCTGGCGGGCAGCCTGGTCCACCGCTTCGGCGCGCGGGCCGTCATCACCGGCGCCGCCGTGCTCGACGCGGCGGGGTTGGCGTGCAGCGGCGTAGGAGCGGCGGCGCTCGGCGACTACTGGCTGACCGCGCTGGGCCTGGTCTGCATGGGCCTGGGGTCTGGCGTCTGGGACGTGGCGATGAACGTCGAGGGCGCAGCGGTCGAACACGCTCTCGAACGCACGATCATGCCTCGCTTCCACGCTGCGTTCAGCCTGGGCACCGTCGTGGCTGCCGGGGTGGGCGCGGTCGCCGCGGCGTGGGCGGTGCCGGTGACGACGCACCTGGTCGCGGCCGCGGTCATCGTCACGGTGCTGCCGGCGTTCGCCGCACGGGCGTTCATCCGCGAGGAGGCCGACGACGGAGGCGGCGGCAAGAGCCCGAATCCGTGGCGGGCCTGGACCGATCCCAGGACCCTGGTCATCGGACTGATGGTGCTGGCCCTGGCGCTCACCGAGGGCACCGCCAACGACTGGCTCGCGGTGGCCCTGGTCGACGGCTACGGCGTGCCCGCCTGGCTCGGTGCCGCCGGGTTCGCGGTGTTCCTCACCGCGATGACTGCGGGCCGCGTCGCGGGCACGGCACTGCTCGACCGGTTCGGCCGGCTGCGGGTGCTGTGGGCGACCATGGCCACCGCCGGCCTCGGGGTCGTGCTCCTGGTCTTCGGAACGTGGCTGCCGATCGCGCTGCTCGGCGCGGTGCTGTGGGGACTGGGTGCCTCGCTCGGCTTCCCCGTCGGGATGAGCGCGGCGGCCGACGACCCCGAGCACGCCGCGGCACGGGTCAGCGTGGTGTCCACGATCGGCTATGCCGCGTTCCTGGCGGGACCCCCGCTGCTGGGCTACCTGGGCGACCAGGTCGGCACGCTGCACGCGCTGCTCGTCGTCGCCGTGCTGCTGGTGCCCTCGGCCATGGCCGTCCCGGCCGCCCGGCCTCGCGCTCACGCCACGTGCCGATGA
- a CDS encoding sodium:calcium antiporter, protein MTSIFIFISGAVLLIYSAEKLVGYLVGAASGLRIPVFLLAIVFTGIEFDDVVLGTVLNREELQDVALGLVFGTAISFTGLVLALAAILTPTRIRVPRDYLAIFAAAPLVMVVFTLTSPITVIDGALMLGLFALFVAYIATRELRRDVATFRNADFYEEMRGSDDGSDPAAGKTSHAEMPFAKTRGLPGWACLGLAVLALAGLVIGASATSTGTSGILEDFGIEGTVFGATIVTLALTVEDFLLTVEPVRKGVPAIGIGNVIGSLVFSVTGKLGIIVLAGGSIVVEPEVLTWHLPVLIVLTALAAYFLHTGSLRRWHGYTLLGLYVIYWVVSFVVFGAAPVES, encoded by the coding sequence ATGACCTCGATCTTCATCTTCATCTCCGGCGCGGTGCTGTTGATCTACAGCGCCGAGAAGCTGGTCGGCTACCTCGTGGGGGCGGCGAGCGGGCTCAGGATCCCGGTGTTCCTCCTCGCCATCGTCTTCACCGGGATCGAGTTCGACGACGTCGTCCTCGGTACGGTCCTCAACCGCGAGGAGCTCCAGGACGTCGCACTCGGACTCGTGTTCGGGACCGCGATCTCGTTCACCGGGCTCGTTCTAGCGCTCGCGGCGATCCTCACGCCCACCCGGATCCGCGTTCCGCGCGACTACCTCGCCATCTTCGCCGCCGCACCGCTCGTGATGGTCGTGTTCACCCTGACCTCCCCGATCACCGTCATCGACGGCGCGCTGATGCTGGGGCTCTTCGCGTTGTTCGTCGCCTACATCGCCACCCGGGAGCTCAGACGCGACGTCGCGACCTTCCGGAATGCGGATTTCTACGAGGAGATGCGGGGGTCAGACGACGGAAGCGATCCGGCCGCGGGGAAGACGTCGCACGCCGAGATGCCGTTCGCCAAGACCCGCGGGCTGCCCGGCTGGGCCTGTCTGGGGCTGGCGGTTCTCGCGCTCGCCGGGCTCGTCATCGGTGCCTCGGCCACCAGCACCGGAACCAGCGGCATCCTGGAGGACTTCGGGATCGAGGGCACCGTTTTCGGCGCCACCATCGTCACCCTCGCGCTGACCGTCGAGGACTTCCTCCTGACCGTGGAACCGGTCCGCAAAGGCGTGCCCGCGATCGGGATCGGCAACGTCATCGGCAGCCTCGTCTTCTCGGTCACGGGCAAGCTCGGCATCATCGTCCTGGCAGGCGGCAGCATCGTGGTCGAGCCGGAAGTGCTGACCTGGCACCTGCCGGTGCTCATCGTGCTGACCGCCCTAGCCGCGTACTTCCTCCACACCGGATCGCTGAGGCGCTGGCACGGGTACACGCTGCTCGGCCTCTACGTCATCTACTGGGTGGTCAGCTTCGTCGTGTTCGGAGCCGCTCCGGTCGAGTCGTGA
- the pqqA gene encoding pyrroloquinoline quinone precursor peptide PqqA, giving the protein MESAAAGPERLEWEPPEFEEIGCASEVTMYVAQLED; this is encoded by the coding sequence ATGGAGTCCGCTGCCGCTGGACCCGAGCGTCTCGAGTGGGAGCCTCCCGAGTTCGAGGAGATCGGGTGCGCTTCGGAGGTGACGATGTACGTCGCGCAGTTGGAAGACTAG
- a CDS encoding ROK family transcriptional regulator, with translation METPTEVHAFVRRTHEERVLRALRERGALSRGEIARIVGLSRTTVSEITRELLRRGAIVVVDTDAAVRAGSGRPAERLALDPRSGQFMGVDFGHRRVRVAVADASHEIVASGRERYQEDAGWPERVSAAFGLIDRLGDECGVHFHALQGIGIGVTGPYPRSSAPHAPEGAFGPGFAAARDDVDVSFAQRFGASVIVDNNTRFAALAEAITGGGTVEDLLYVRLSDGVGGALVVGGRLVGGATGLAGELGHVTIEPAGTPCRCGKAGCLETVASVPAILAACRVRGADVGSLVELRSAVERGDAVVEQVLREAASALGRVVGMVAMAFNPAEVVIGGEIAHLAPVIVAQVTATVATELFPWAAAKPAIRCAQLSDDDGALGALAALFHSSPLFAGYPEPATTRISALPA, from the coding sequence ATGGAAACGCCCACCGAGGTGCACGCGTTCGTGCGCCGCACGCACGAGGAGCGCGTGCTGCGTGCGCTCCGCGAGCGGGGCGCGCTGAGCCGGGGCGAGATCGCCAGGATCGTCGGGCTGTCGCGCACCACGGTCTCGGAGATCACGCGGGAGCTCCTGCGGCGTGGCGCGATCGTGGTCGTCGACACCGACGCGGCGGTCCGCGCGGGCAGCGGCAGGCCCGCCGAGCGGCTCGCGCTCGATCCGAGGTCCGGGCAGTTCATGGGCGTGGACTTCGGGCACCGCCGGGTGCGGGTGGCCGTCGCCGACGCCTCGCACGAGATCGTCGCGTCGGGTCGCGAGCGCTACCAGGAGGATGCGGGCTGGCCGGAGCGGGTCTCGGCTGCCTTCGGGCTCATCGACCGGCTCGGCGACGAGTGCGGGGTGCACTTCCACGCCCTGCAGGGCATCGGCATCGGGGTCACCGGGCCGTACCCGAGATCCTCCGCTCCGCACGCCCCGGAAGGCGCGTTCGGGCCGGGGTTCGCCGCCGCGCGCGACGACGTGGACGTCTCCTTCGCGCAGCGCTTCGGCGCCTCGGTGATCGTGGACAACAACACCCGGTTCGCCGCTCTCGCCGAGGCGATCACCGGCGGCGGCACGGTCGAGGACCTGCTCTACGTCCGCCTGTCCGACGGAGTCGGCGGCGCCCTCGTGGTCGGTGGCCGCCTGGTCGGCGGCGCGACGGGACTGGCAGGCGAGCTGGGCCACGTGACGATCGAGCCCGCAGGCACGCCGTGCCGGTGCGGCAAGGCCGGGTGCCTCGAAACGGTCGCGTCGGTTCCGGCGATCCTGGCGGCCTGCCGCGTGCGCGGCGCCGATGTCGGCTCCCTGGTCGAGCTGCGGTCGGCGGTCGAGCGCGGGGACGCGGTGGTCGAGCAGGTACTGCGCGAGGCCGCCTCGGCGCTCGGCAGGGTCGTCGGCATGGTGGCCATGGCGTTCAACCCGGCCGAGGTCGTGATCGGTGGCGAGATCGCCCACCTGGCGCCGGTGATCGTCGCCCAGGTCACCGCGACCGTCGCCACCGAGCTGTTCCCGTGGGCCGCGGCGAAGCCGGCGATCCGGTGCGCCCAGCTGTCCGACGACGACGGTGCCCTCGGTGCGCTCGCCGCGCTCTTCCACAGCTCGCCGCTGTTCGCCGGCTATCCGGAGCCGGCAACCACGCGGATCAGCGCACTGCCGGCGTAA
- a CDS encoding S-(hydroxymethyl)mycothiol dehydrogenase, with translation MTSSRAVIAPAKGVPVEVVTIEVPDPGPGEAVVRVQACGVCHTDLHYREGGINDEFPFLLGHEAAGIVEAVGAGVEELAEGDFVVLNWRAVCGVCRACRRGRPWYCFDTRNASRPMTLEDGTALSPALGIGAFTERTLVHSGQCTKVDPAARPAVAGLLGCGVMAGIGAAVNTGEVRRGESVAVIGCGGVGAGAVAGARLAGAARIIAVDVDPKKLDWAVDFGATDTVNAAETDPVEAIRALTGGHGADVVVEAVGRPETYKQAFYARDLAGRVVLVGVPTPDMRLELPLLDVFARGGALKSSWYGDCLPTRDFPVLVDLYLQGRLPLEKFVTEEIGLDHVEEAFARMERGEVLRSVVVL, from the coding sequence ATGACTTCGAGTCGTGCCGTGATCGCACCGGCGAAGGGCGTGCCGGTCGAGGTGGTGACCATCGAGGTACCGGACCCCGGCCCGGGGGAGGCCGTGGTGCGGGTGCAGGCGTGCGGGGTGTGCCACACGGATCTGCACTACCGCGAAGGCGGCATCAACGACGAGTTCCCGTTCCTGCTGGGGCACGAGGCGGCCGGGATCGTCGAGGCGGTCGGCGCCGGGGTGGAGGAGCTCGCCGAGGGCGACTTCGTCGTGCTGAACTGGCGCGCGGTCTGCGGGGTGTGCCGCGCGTGCCGCAGGGGGCGTCCGTGGTACTGCTTCGACACCCGCAACGCGTCGCGTCCGATGACGCTCGAGGACGGCACCGCGCTGTCGCCGGCACTGGGCATCGGCGCCTTCACCGAGCGCACGCTGGTGCATTCCGGCCAGTGCACCAAGGTCGACCCCGCCGCCCGCCCGGCCGTGGCGGGCCTGCTGGGGTGCGGAGTCATGGCCGGCATCGGAGCCGCCGTCAACACCGGTGAGGTCCGCCGCGGCGAGTCGGTGGCCGTGATCGGCTGCGGCGGCGTCGGGGCCGGGGCGGTGGCCGGGGCGCGCCTGGCCGGGGCCGCCCGCATCATCGCCGTCGACGTCGACCCCAAGAAGCTGGACTGGGCCGTCGACTTCGGCGCGACCGACACCGTGAACGCGGCCGAGACCGACCCGGTCGAGGCCATCCGCGCCCTGACCGGGGGCCACGGTGCCGATGTGGTCGTCGAGGCCGTGGGACGTCCCGAGACCTACAAGCAGGCCTTCTACGCGCGGGACCTGGCCGGCAGAGTCGTGCTGGTGGGGGTCCCGACGCCGGACATGCGCCTGGAGCTGCCGCTGCTGGACGTCTTCGCGCGCGGCGGCGCGCTGAAGTCCAGCTGGTACGGCGACTGCCTGCCCACCCGGGACTTCCCCGTGCTGGTCGACCTGTACCTGCAGGGCAGGCTGCCGCTGGAGAAGTTCGTCACCGAGGAGATCGGGCTCGACCACGTCGAGGAGGCCTTCGCCAGGATGGAGCGGGGCGAGGTGCTGCGATCGGTGGTGGTGCTGTGA
- the pqqB gene encoding pyrroloquinoline quinone biosynthesis protein PqqB, producing the protein MWLRVLGSAAGGGFPQWNCACPGCRAVRDGSRPCRPRTQSALAVSADRQRWFLLNASPDIRAQIESFPALQPGAGRATPLRAVLLTDAEIDHTLGLLLLREGQAIELHATPAVRETLCDGTAILRTLEAYCRVEWRPVVPGADVPLGAGLSYRAFDVPTSKAARFGHGGQRGRVVGYRLTDEATGRAAVYLPGVQELTADVRAELDGCACLFVDGTCWHDDELVRLGLAGKTARDMGHLPIGGTGGSLEQLSPLPIERKIYVHINNSNPILMDDAPERDVVEERGMEVAEDGLEVRI; encoded by the coding sequence ATGTGGTTGCGGGTGCTCGGATCGGCCGCCGGAGGAGGGTTTCCGCAGTGGAACTGCGCCTGCCCCGGCTGCCGGGCCGTCCGCGACGGCTCCCGGCCCTGCCGCCCGCGCACGCAGTCGGCGCTCGCGGTGAGCGCCGACCGCCAGCGCTGGTTCCTGCTCAACGCCTCTCCGGACATCCGTGCCCAGATCGAGTCCTTTCCCGCTCTGCAACCGGGTGCGGGAAGGGCGACGCCGCTGCGGGCGGTGCTGCTCACCGACGCCGAGATCGACCACACGCTCGGCCTGCTGCTGTTGCGGGAGGGGCAGGCGATCGAGCTGCACGCGACCCCCGCGGTGCGGGAGACGTTGTGCGACGGGACGGCGATACTCCGGACGCTCGAGGCCTACTGCCGGGTCGAGTGGCGGCCGGTCGTTCCCGGCGCTGACGTGCCGCTGGGAGCCGGGCTGTCCTACCGGGCCTTCGACGTCCCCACCAGCAAGGCGGCCCGCTTCGGGCACGGCGGGCAGCGGGGGCGGGTCGTGGGCTACCGCCTGACCGACGAGGCCACCGGCCGTGCGGCCGTGTACCTGCCGGGCGTGCAGGAGCTCACCGCGGACGTGCGTGCGGAGCTGGACGGCTGCGCGTGCCTGTTCGTCGACGGGACCTGCTGGCACGACGACGAACTGGTCAGGCTCGGCCTGGCCGGGAAGACGGCGCGCGACATGGGGCACCTGCCGATCGGAGGTACCGGCGGCAGCCTCGAACAGCTGTCCCCGCTTCCCATCGAGCGCAAGATCTACGTGCACATCAACAACAGCAACCCGATCCTGATGGACGACGCTCCCGAGCGGGACGTCGTGGAGGAGCGCGGCATGGAAGTAGCCGAGGACGGGCTGGAGGTGCGGATCTAG
- a CDS encoding SAM-dependent methyltransferase, producing the protein MHTPETSSSQHSGPPGTAVDHSVPSVARIYDYAIGGKDNFKVDRDVAQALVAEVPEALLFARENRSFLRRAVRFLAAECGVRQFIDNGSGLPTADNVHQIAQRCEAGARVVYIDNDPVVLAYGRALLADDGNTAVLQADMTAPDKIIADARTRQLIDFTEQTAVLYVSVLHCVPDEAAPRDVVARMLDAVPSGSYLVLSHIVSDDREAAERFTKFMTSSTAWGRVRSPQEVAEIFDGLELLEPGLVDVVDWRPDSSEPVWSVTDSPFGEFPADPEGPKKLWELGGIARKP; encoded by the coding sequence ATGCACACCCCGGAGACGTCGAGCTCGCAGCACTCCGGACCGCCCGGCACCGCGGTGGACCACAGCGTGCCGAGCGTCGCCCGCATCTACGACTACGCCATCGGGGGCAAGGACAACTTCAAGGTGGACCGGGACGTCGCCCAGGCGCTGGTCGCCGAGGTCCCGGAGGCGTTGCTGTTCGCGCGGGAGAACCGGTCCTTCCTGCGCAGGGCGGTGCGCTTCCTGGCCGCCGAGTGCGGAGTCCGCCAGTTCATCGACAACGGCAGCGGCCTGCCGACCGCGGACAACGTGCACCAGATCGCCCAGCGCTGCGAGGCGGGCGCGCGGGTGGTCTACATCGACAACGACCCGGTGGTGCTGGCCTACGGGCGGGCGCTGCTCGCCGACGACGGCAACACCGCGGTGCTGCAGGCGGACATGACCGCGCCGGACAAGATCATCGCCGACGCCCGGACCAGGCAGCTCATCGACTTCACCGAGCAGACCGCCGTTCTCTACGTGTCGGTCCTGCACTGCGTTCCCGACGAGGCCGCACCCCGCGACGTGGTCGCGCGGATGCTCGACGCTGTTCCCTCCGGCAGCTACCTCGTGCTCTCGCACATCGTCAGCGACGACCGGGAAGCCGCGGAGCGTTTCACCAAGTTCATGACCAGCAGCACGGCCTGGGGCCGCGTGCGCAGCCCGCAGGAGGTCGCCGAGATCTTCGACGGGCTGGAGCTCCTGGAACCGGGGCTGGTCGACGTGGTGGACTGGCGTCCCGACTCCTCCGAGCCCGTCTGGTCGGTGACCGACTCGCCGTTCGGCGAGTTCCCGGCCGACCCGGAGGGTCCCAAGAAGCTCTGGGAGCTGGGCGGGATCGCCCGCAAGCCCTGA
- a CDS encoding LacI family DNA-binding transcriptional regulator has product MPRSRTGTAARPTLSKVADAAGVAVSTASLVFSGSGPVSDATRKRVLDAADRLGYAGPDPVARSLRQGRSGIVGVVIGERLLYAFRDPVAVALLDGLTEELAPAGFGLLLLSGSSGRTGPTPAQVERAPLDAVVVESCGGDDAPAVATLQHRGVPIIGVEGTRLPDVPMVRIDNHGATVELTRHLVELGHHRISVVTLPMRLPGTHRGPLTGPRRATATSTTGIDRLRGVEDALGNAVAAWETSDGLIEEGHRAGLELLAGAPHRRPTAVVAQSDLLAVGVVHAARELGLRIPEDLSVVGFDGIDTPWLGDLRLTTVEQPMTEKGRAAGRMVVDVLAGTRPDTVLLPTTLRVGSSTGPAPE; this is encoded by the coding sequence ATGCCCCGATCACGGACCGGCACGGCCGCCCGCCCGACGCTGTCCAAGGTCGCCGACGCGGCCGGGGTGGCGGTGTCCACGGCGTCGCTGGTCTTCTCCGGATCGGGCCCGGTCTCCGACGCGACCCGCAAACGCGTCCTCGACGCCGCCGACAGGCTCGGCTACGCGGGCCCGGACCCGGTCGCCCGGTCGCTGCGGCAGGGCAGGTCCGGGATCGTCGGCGTGGTGATCGGCGAGCGGTTGCTCTACGCGTTCCGCGACCCCGTGGCGGTCGCGCTGCTCGACGGACTCACCGAGGAGCTCGCACCGGCCGGGTTCGGGTTGCTGCTGCTGTCGGGCAGCAGCGGGCGAACAGGACCGACGCCGGCGCAGGTCGAGCGGGCCCCGCTGGACGCCGTGGTGGTGGAGAGCTGCGGCGGGGACGACGCGCCGGCGGTGGCCACCCTGCAACACCGAGGGGTGCCGATCATCGGGGTGGAGGGCACTCGCCTGCCGGACGTGCCGATGGTGCGCATCGACAACCACGGCGCCACCGTCGAGCTGACCCGGCACCTCGTGGAGCTGGGGCACCACAGGATCAGCGTGGTCACGCTGCCGATGCGCCTGCCCGGAACGCACCGCGGCCCGCTGACCGGCCCCCGCCGAGCCACGGCCACCTCGACCACCGGCATCGACCGGCTCCGCGGGGTCGAAGACGCTCTCGGCAACGCCGTCGCGGCCTGGGAGACGAGCGACGGGCTGATCGAGGAAGGCCACCGCGCCGGGCTCGAGCTGCTGGCAGGCGCCCCGCACCGGCGCCCCACCGCCGTCGTGGCGCAGAGCGACCTGCTCGCGGTCGGAGTCGTCCACGCCGCACGCGAGCTCGGCCTGCGGATCCCGGAGGACCTCAGCGTCGTCGGCTTCGACGGGATCGACACCCCGTGGCTGGGAGACCTGCGCTTGACCACGGTGGAGCAGCCGATGACCGAGAAGGGCCGCGCGGCCGGGAGGATGGTCGTCGACGTGCTCGCCGGCACCCGCCCGGACACGGTCCTGCTGCCGACCACACTGCGAGTGGGGTCCAGCACCGGGCCCGCACCGGAGTAG
- a CDS encoding dienelactone hydrolase family protein, with translation MPTKTLRIPTADGQADAFAAFPDDGERHPGVLLYTDAFGLRPELEARARELAEHGYYVLVPNLYYRHGPAPVVELPEHIGEEIRPAVIARLLPLLEAQTTEDALRDADAYLGFLATRSEVGAGPVGVIGYCIGAALAMRTATAHPGQVAAVAGFHPGFLVTDEPDSPHRRVPELTAQVHLGLAEGDLSPEAISELNQALDAAGVGYSTEIYPGTMHGFTMSDTAAFNPSALRRHWDRLLSLLDRTLS, from the coding sequence ATGCCCACCAAGACGCTGCGGATTCCCACCGCGGACGGCCAGGCCGACGCTTTCGCCGCGTTCCCCGACGATGGCGAGCGGCACCCCGGGGTGTTGCTGTACACGGACGCCTTCGGCCTGCGGCCCGAGCTGGAGGCGAGGGCCCGCGAACTGGCCGAGCACGGCTACTACGTGCTCGTTCCCAACCTCTACTACCGGCACGGCCCGGCACCGGTGGTCGAACTTCCCGAGCACATCGGAGAAGAGATCCGGCCCGCGGTCATCGCCCGGCTGTTGCCCTTGCTCGAGGCGCAGACCACCGAGGACGCCCTGCGCGACGCCGACGCCTACCTCGGGTTCCTCGCCACCCGGTCCGAGGTCGGCGCCGGACCGGTCGGCGTGATCGGCTACTGCATAGGCGCAGCCCTGGCGATGCGCACCGCGACGGCCCACCCCGGCCAGGTGGCCGCCGTCGCCGGATTCCACCCCGGGTTCCTGGTCACCGACGAGCCCGACAGCCCGCACCGCCGCGTCCCCGAGCTCACTGCCCAGGTCCACCTCGGCCTCGCCGAGGGCGACCTGTCGCCCGAGGCCATCAGCGAGCTCAACCAGGCCCTGGATGCCGCGGGTGTCGGCTACAGCACCGAGATCTACCCCGGCACGATGCACGGCTTCACCATGTCCGACACCGCCGCCTTCAACCCCTCCGCACTGCGGCGCCACTGGGACCGCCTGCTCTCCCTCCTCGACCGCACGCTGTCCTGA